In one window of Oncorhynchus kisutch isolate 150728-3 linkage group LG16, Okis_V2, whole genome shotgun sequence DNA:
- the LOC116354014 gene encoding POU domain, class 3, transcription factor 3-B gives MATAASNPYLSNNSILSSGSIVHSDSGGGGMQPGSAAVTSVSGGYRGDPTVKMVQSDFMQGAMAASNGGHMLSHAHQWVTSLPHAAAAAAAAAVAAAEAGSHWSSSPVGMTGSPQQQDVKNNSGRDDLHTGTALHHRPPHLGPHQTHAGAWGSTTAAHLNSISGGQQQQQSLIYSNPGGFTVNGMLSQPGSQSLVHPGLVRGDTPELDHGSHHHHHHHQHPHHQQQHHGGVNSHDQHSDEDTPTSDDLEQFAKQFKQRRIKLGFTQADVGLALGTLYGNVFSQTTICRFEALQLSFKNMCKLKPLLNKWLEEADSTTGSPTSIDKIAAQGRKRKKRTSIEVSVKGALESHFLKCPKPSAQEITSLADNLQLEKEVVRVWFCNRRQKEKRMTPPGVPQTPEDVYSQVGNGHFLVDYLKDASLTGPSEPTDQRVTTSSFHQVILAH, from the exons ATGGCCACCGCGGCTTCCAACCCCTATCTGTCCAACAATAGTATCCTCTCGTCCGGCTCGATCGTGCATTCTGACTCTGGAGGCGGTGGTATGCAGCCGGGCAGTGCTGCGGTTACCTCGGTGTCTGGTGGGTACAGGGGAGACCCCACAGTAAAGATGGTACAGAGTGACTTCATGCAGGGAGCTATGGCAGCGAGCAACGGAGGACATATGTTGAGCCATGCTCATCAGTGGGTGACATCCCTGCCGCACGCCGCCGCTGCGGCAGCTGCAGCCGCTGTAGCAGCAGCCGAAGCCGGATCGCATTGGTCGTCGAGTCCCGTCGGTATGACAGGCAGCCCTCAGCAACAGGACGTGAAAAATAACTCGGGCAGAGATGATCTACACACGGGCACCGCGTTGCACCACAGGCCCCCACACCTAGGTCCTCATCAGACTCACGCAGGGGCTTGGGGGAGCACAACTGCGGCTCACCTCAACTCGATATCAGggggacagcagcagcagcagtcgcTGATCTACTCCAACCCCGGGGGCTTCACGGTGAATGGAATGCTCAGTCAACCAGGGAGCCAGAGCCTGGTGCACCCGGGTCTGGTAAGGGGGGACACCCCAGAGCTGGACCACGGcagccaccatcaccaccatcaccaccagcatccgCATCACCAGCAGCAACACCACGGAGGGGTGAACAGCCACGACCAGCACTCCGACGAGGACACACCGACCTCGGACGACTTGGAGCAGTTCGCCAAGCAGTTCAAACAGCGCCGGATCAAACTAGGCTTTACGCAGGCGGACGTGGGCTTGGCCCTGGGCACCCTGTACGGGAACGTCTTCTCTCAGACCACCATTTGTCGGTTTGAAGCTCTCCAGCTCAGCTTCAAAAACATGTGCAAGCTGAAGCCATTGCTAAACAAATGGCTGGAGGAGGCGGATTCTACCACTGGCAGCCCGACCAGCATCGACAAGATAGCGGCACAAGGTAGGAAGCGAAAGAAGCGCACGTCCATCGAAGTAAGTGTGAAGGGAGCTTTGGAGAGCCACTTCCTGAAATGCCCCAAACCCTCGGCCCAAGAGATAACCTCACTGGCGGACAACTTGCAGCTGGAGAaagaagtggttagagtgtggtttTGCAATAGGAGACAGAAGGAAAAAAGGATGACGCCCCCAGGAGTGCCACAGACGCCGGAGGATGTGTACTCGCAGGTCGGCAAT GGACATTTTTTAGTAGATTACTTAAAAGATGCAAGTTTAACTGGGCCGAGTGAACCGACCGACCAGAGGGTGACTACAAGTTCGTTCCATCAGGTAATTTTGGCGCATTAA